A stretch of the Xiphophorus couchianus chromosome 15, X_couchianus-1.0, whole genome shotgun sequence genome encodes the following:
- the taf1b gene encoding TATA box-binding protein-associated factor RNA polymerase I subunit B isoform X2, which translates to MSFTCNSNRISRITRQSRIRKTECGYVWMLCEGFQFILQNQADALLRLGVTPQFKDDVLCQMWRLYLQKSQQGYTKNPIRSLRFRRATLDSDTDVDSAAESVLSGNFTDSGSVLYSSAGSNAESSSDWMGSDRSSAGTSSSWKRSRSLMTMKTTLALIHLALVWSREALTLSDLLRLVKEGHVPYVTAYEELPEEMKLCGPDALLFHVERIPSHRSVHKEAQVLVQYLQLPAFPPIVPEALLHPAPLSLRYLTDANLPDELHRWVCVLMDRAGMADQERHTLDGGSRPVLPRYDLQAAALIIVTMKVMFGLDDHTEWDLSNKTGSHDDTGDLFSFRKWYKLVQTALLDAQQRRNQDIARKQWKGKKLFFTDKRDRLFMTKRRRISENVQMCLKRLSSCPAAVHYGGPSSFQFCWGDEDGSDGPSLLHTKLDRVVSLSNGFMTPLNLNYWHPPLRPCNPRTCTSHYPSMEPALPRSFVWLLQLFSFMLDVEAWYLFDEVLEVERRVFGIRTLEIGQQLETRKWLRTEKTSTTQTGDHQPDIF; encoded by the exons ATGTCGTTCACTTGCAACTCCAACAGAATTTCCCGGATCACCAGACAATCCAGAATCAGGAAGACGG AGTGCGGCTACGTCTGGATGCTGTGCGAAGGTTTCCAGTTCATCCTGCAGAACCAGGCCGACGCTCTCCTCAGACTGGGAGTCACTCCTCAGTTTAAG GACGACGTTCTGTGTCAGATGTGGAGACTTTATCTGCAGAAGAGCCAGCAGGGATACACCAAAAACCCAATCAGGAGTTTAAGGTTTAGAAGG GCAACGTTGGATTCGGACACGGACGTGGACAGCGCCGCGGAATCGGTTCTGTCTGGTAATTTCACCGACTCCGGGTCAGTTCTGTACAGCTCCGCTGGCTCTAATGCAG AGAGCTCCAGCGATTGGATGGGATCGGACCGCAGCAGCGCAGGCACCTCATCGTCATGGAAACGGAGCCGCAGCCTGATGACCATGAAGACGACTCTGGCTCTGATCCACCTGGCTCTGGTCTGGAGCCGCGAAGCTCTGACGCTTAGCGACCTGCTCAG GCTGGTAAAAGAAGGTCACGTCCCGTATGTGACTGCGTACGAGGAACTTCCTGAAGAGATGAAGCTGTGTGGTCCGGATGCTCTTCTTTTCCATGTTGAG AGGATCCCGTCTCACCGCTCGGTCCATAAAGAAGCGCAGGTTCTGGTCCAGTacctgcagcttcctgcttttCCTCCCATCGTCCCAGAAGCATTGCTCCACCCGGCGCCGCTCAGCCTGCGCTACCTGACCGACGCTAACCTGCCCG ACGAGCTGCACAGGTGGGTCTGCGTCCTGATGGACCGCGCAGGTATGGCGGATCAGGAGCGCCACACGTTGGACGGCGGGTCGCGTCCCGTCCTGCCGCGGTACGACCTGCAGGCCGCCGCGCTCATCATCGTCACCATGAAGGTGATGTTTGGCCTGGACGATCACACCGAGTG GGATTTATCGAACAAGACTGGTTCCCATGACGACACAG GAGACCTGTTCAGCTTCAGGAAGTGGTACAAACTGGTTCAGACTGCTTTGCTGGACGCCCAGCAGAGGAGGAACCAGGACATCGCCAG GAAACAGTGGAAAGGAAAGAAACTGTTCTTCACGGACAAGCGGGACAGACTTTTTATGACAAAGAGGAGAA GAATCTCAGAGAACGTGCAGATGTGTTTGAAGAGGCTGTCCTCTTGTCCGGCGGCCGTCCATTACGGAGGTCCTTCCAGCTTCCAGTTCTGCTGGGGCGACGAGGACGGATCAGACGGGCCCAGCCTGCTCCACACCAAGTTGGATAGAGTCGTCTCCCTGAGTAACGGATTCATGACTCCCTTGAACCTCAACTACTGGCATCCGCCGCTGCGACCCTGCAACCCCCG GACGTGCACCAGTCATTACCCCAGCATGGAGCCCGCGCTGCCGCGCTCCTTCGtctggctgctgcagctcttcTCCTTCATGCTGGACGTGGAGGCCTGGTATCTGTTCGACGAGGTGCTGGAGGTGGAGAGGCGCGTCTTTGGCATCAGAACGCTGGAGATCGGACAACAACTCGAGACCAGGAAGTGGCTCAGGACAGAGAAAACAAGCACAACTCAAACTGGAGATCATCAACCTGACATATTCTAG
- the klf11a gene encoding Krueppel-like factor 11a isoform X2: MNSHTAALAAMEQRPCVEYHDLEAAEALVSMSFWCQRPPKPRPLTPTSDSCDSIQLHPEGGDVPKDLIALSSLCMTPPHSPSFAEASTMTVLTTSSASRQLMLRPPQPCASPQIPTPPLPHIEPPCMVLPGKAMATSVIRHTADSLPVPPPSAPQTDTPTPPELPPVEKNAAPPPSSSAVPTSPVLCQVFPVGGQTGMISAFVQAPVQVQTQAGPQSPPPTFTQPLLVGSTVPQGAVMFVVPQGPMSQTTQGPQTVMTVGNTKLLPLAPAPVYMPSGTSSGASQAHFSRRRNYVCTFPGCKKTYFKSSHLKAHLRTHTGEKPFSCHWEGCDKRFARSDELSRHRRTHTGEKKFVCTVCDRRFMRSDHLTKHARRHMTTKRASSWPPETRDLTKGAAVPRGQNKGPTLPLGVLVSTAN, encoded by the exons ATGAACAGCCACACGGCGGCGCTGGCGGCCATGGAGCAGAGGCCATGCGTCGAGTACCACGACCTGGAGGCCGCCGAGGCGCTCGTCAGCATGAGCTTCTGGTGCCAGCGGCCCCCtaagccccgcccactgacGCCCACCTCCGACTCCTGCGACTCCATCCAGCTCCACCCGGAGGGCGGCGACGTTCCCAAGGACCTGATCGCCCTGTCCTCACTG tgtaTGACTCCGCCTCACAGTCCAAGCTTTGCCGAGGCGTCCACTATGACTGTCCTCACCACAAGCTCCGCCTCCAGACAGCTAATGCTCCGCCCCCCGCAGCCCTGCGCCTCCCCTCAAATCCCCACGCCGCCGCTCCCTCACATCGAGCCGCCCTGCATGGTTCTGCCAGGCAAGGCGATGGCCACCAGCGTCATCCGCCACACCGCCGACAGCCTCCCCGTGCCGCCGCCCTCCGCCCCGCAGACGGACACACCCACGCCGCCGGAACTGCCTCCCGTGGAGAAGAACGCCGCGCCCCCTCCGTCTTCCTCGGCGGTTCCCACCTCTCCGGTTCTCTGCCAGGTCTTTCCGGTCGGCGGCCAGACGGGAATGATTTCGGCGTTCGTCCAGGCTCCGGTCCAGGTCCAGACCCAAGCCGGACCCCAGTCCCCTCCGCCTACCTTCACCCAGCCCCTGCTGGTGGGCTCCACCGTACCGCAGGGGGCAGTCATGTTCGTGGTGCCGCAGGGGCCGATGTCGCAGACAACGCAGGGTCCCCAGACTGTAATGACCGTGGGCAACACCAAGCTCCTCCCCCTGGCCCCCGCCCCCGTTTACATGCCGTCAGGAACAAGCAGCGGCGCCTCGCAGGCCCACTTCTCCCGCAGACGGAACTACGTCTGCACCTTCCCCGGCTGCAAGAAGACCTACTTCAAGAGTTCACACCTCAAGGCTCAcctgcgcacacacacag GCGAAAAGCCGTTCAGCTGTCACTGGGAAGGCTGCGACAAGCGGTTCGCCCGCTCTGACGAGCTTTCCCGCCACCGCCGGACGCACACAGGCGAGAAGAAGTTTGTCTGCACCGTGTGCGACCGGCGCTTCATGCGCAGCGACCACTTGACCAAACACGCCCGGCGGCACATGACCACCAAAAGGGCGTCGTCGTGGCCCCCGGAAACCAGGGACCTGACGAAAGGAGCCGCCGTGCCCAGGGGCCAAAACAAGGGCCCCACGCTTCCCCTCGGCGTGCTCGTCTCCACCGCCAACTGA
- the klf11a gene encoding Krueppel-like factor 11a isoform X1: MRSSSTGSPCQVDLMNSHTAALAAMEQRPCVEYHDLEAAEALVSMSFWCQRPPKPRPLTPTSDSCDSIQLHPEGGDVPKDLIALSSLCMTPPHSPSFAEASTMTVLTTSSASRQLMLRPPQPCASPQIPTPPLPHIEPPCMVLPGKAMATSVIRHTADSLPVPPPSAPQTDTPTPPELPPVEKNAAPPPSSSAVPTSPVLCQVFPVGGQTGMISAFVQAPVQVQTQAGPQSPPPTFTQPLLVGSTVPQGAVMFVVPQGPMSQTTQGPQTVMTVGNTKLLPLAPAPVYMPSGTSSGASQAHFSRRRNYVCTFPGCKKTYFKSSHLKAHLRTHTGEKPFSCHWEGCDKRFARSDELSRHRRTHTGEKKFVCTVCDRRFMRSDHLTKHARRHMTTKRASSWPPETRDLTKGAAVPRGQNKGPTLPLGVLVSTAN; this comes from the exons ATGCGGAGCTCCTCGACAGGGAGCCCCTGTCAG GTGGATCTGATGAACAGCCACACGGCGGCGCTGGCGGCCATGGAGCAGAGGCCATGCGTCGAGTACCACGACCTGGAGGCCGCCGAGGCGCTCGTCAGCATGAGCTTCTGGTGCCAGCGGCCCCCtaagccccgcccactgacGCCCACCTCCGACTCCTGCGACTCCATCCAGCTCCACCCGGAGGGCGGCGACGTTCCCAAGGACCTGATCGCCCTGTCCTCACTG tgtaTGACTCCGCCTCACAGTCCAAGCTTTGCCGAGGCGTCCACTATGACTGTCCTCACCACAAGCTCCGCCTCCAGACAGCTAATGCTCCGCCCCCCGCAGCCCTGCGCCTCCCCTCAAATCCCCACGCCGCCGCTCCCTCACATCGAGCCGCCCTGCATGGTTCTGCCAGGCAAGGCGATGGCCACCAGCGTCATCCGCCACACCGCCGACAGCCTCCCCGTGCCGCCGCCCTCCGCCCCGCAGACGGACACACCCACGCCGCCGGAACTGCCTCCCGTGGAGAAGAACGCCGCGCCCCCTCCGTCTTCCTCGGCGGTTCCCACCTCTCCGGTTCTCTGCCAGGTCTTTCCGGTCGGCGGCCAGACGGGAATGATTTCGGCGTTCGTCCAGGCTCCGGTCCAGGTCCAGACCCAAGCCGGACCCCAGTCCCCTCCGCCTACCTTCACCCAGCCCCTGCTGGTGGGCTCCACCGTACCGCAGGGGGCAGTCATGTTCGTGGTGCCGCAGGGGCCGATGTCGCAGACAACGCAGGGTCCCCAGACTGTAATGACCGTGGGCAACACCAAGCTCCTCCCCCTGGCCCCCGCCCCCGTTTACATGCCGTCAGGAACAAGCAGCGGCGCCTCGCAGGCCCACTTCTCCCGCAGACGGAACTACGTCTGCACCTTCCCCGGCTGCAAGAAGACCTACTTCAAGAGTTCACACCTCAAGGCTCAcctgcgcacacacacag GCGAAAAGCCGTTCAGCTGTCACTGGGAAGGCTGCGACAAGCGGTTCGCCCGCTCTGACGAGCTTTCCCGCCACCGCCGGACGCACACAGGCGAGAAGAAGTTTGTCTGCACCGTGTGCGACCGGCGCTTCATGCGCAGCGACCACTTGACCAAACACGCCCGGCGGCACATGACCACCAAAAGGGCGTCGTCGTGGCCCCCGGAAACCAGGGACCTGACGAAAGGAGCCGCCGTGCCCAGGGGCCAAAACAAGGGCCCCACGCTTCCCCTCGGCGTGCTCGTCTCCACCGCCAACTGA
- the taf1b gene encoding TATA box-binding protein-associated factor RNA polymerase I subunit B isoform X1, with product MEEEDADEYKEPCNQCAAVDWGISDEGRFYCRSCHNVIERTREVVDMSFTCNSNRISRITRQSRIRKTECGYVWMLCEGFQFILQNQADALLRLGVTPQFKDDVLCQMWRLYLQKSQQGYTKNPIRSLRFRRATLDSDTDVDSAAESVLSGNFTDSGSVLYSSAGSNAESSSDWMGSDRSSAGTSSSWKRSRSLMTMKTTLALIHLALVWSREALTLSDLLRLVKEGHVPYVTAYEELPEEMKLCGPDALLFHVERIPSHRSVHKEAQVLVQYLQLPAFPPIVPEALLHPAPLSLRYLTDANLPDELHRWVCVLMDRAGMADQERHTLDGGSRPVLPRYDLQAAALIIVTMKVMFGLDDHTEWDLSNKTGSHDDTGDLFSFRKWYKLVQTALLDAQQRRNQDIARKQWKGKKLFFTDKRDRLFMTKRRRISENVQMCLKRLSSCPAAVHYGGPSSFQFCWGDEDGSDGPSLLHTKLDRVVSLSNGFMTPLNLNYWHPPLRPCNPRTCTSHYPSMEPALPRSFVWLLQLFSFMLDVEAWYLFDEVLEVERRVFGIRTLEIGQQLETRKWLRTEKTSTTQTGDHQPDIF from the exons atggaggaagaggatgcG GATGAATACAAGGAGCCCTGCAATCAGTGTGCAGCCGTGGACTGGGGCATCTCAGATGAGGGTCGCTTCTACTGCAGGTCCTGCCACAATGTCATCGAG AGAACCAGAGAGGTGGTGGACATGTCGTTCACTTGCAACTCCAACAGAATTTCCCGGATCACCAGACAATCCAGAATCAGGAAGACGG AGTGCGGCTACGTCTGGATGCTGTGCGAAGGTTTCCAGTTCATCCTGCAGAACCAGGCCGACGCTCTCCTCAGACTGGGAGTCACTCCTCAGTTTAAG GACGACGTTCTGTGTCAGATGTGGAGACTTTATCTGCAGAAGAGCCAGCAGGGATACACCAAAAACCCAATCAGGAGTTTAAGGTTTAGAAGG GCAACGTTGGATTCGGACACGGACGTGGACAGCGCCGCGGAATCGGTTCTGTCTGGTAATTTCACCGACTCCGGGTCAGTTCTGTACAGCTCCGCTGGCTCTAATGCAG AGAGCTCCAGCGATTGGATGGGATCGGACCGCAGCAGCGCAGGCACCTCATCGTCATGGAAACGGAGCCGCAGCCTGATGACCATGAAGACGACTCTGGCTCTGATCCACCTGGCTCTGGTCTGGAGCCGCGAAGCTCTGACGCTTAGCGACCTGCTCAG GCTGGTAAAAGAAGGTCACGTCCCGTATGTGACTGCGTACGAGGAACTTCCTGAAGAGATGAAGCTGTGTGGTCCGGATGCTCTTCTTTTCCATGTTGAG AGGATCCCGTCTCACCGCTCGGTCCATAAAGAAGCGCAGGTTCTGGTCCAGTacctgcagcttcctgcttttCCTCCCATCGTCCCAGAAGCATTGCTCCACCCGGCGCCGCTCAGCCTGCGCTACCTGACCGACGCTAACCTGCCCG ACGAGCTGCACAGGTGGGTCTGCGTCCTGATGGACCGCGCAGGTATGGCGGATCAGGAGCGCCACACGTTGGACGGCGGGTCGCGTCCCGTCCTGCCGCGGTACGACCTGCAGGCCGCCGCGCTCATCATCGTCACCATGAAGGTGATGTTTGGCCTGGACGATCACACCGAGTG GGATTTATCGAACAAGACTGGTTCCCATGACGACACAG GAGACCTGTTCAGCTTCAGGAAGTGGTACAAACTGGTTCAGACTGCTTTGCTGGACGCCCAGCAGAGGAGGAACCAGGACATCGCCAG GAAACAGTGGAAAGGAAAGAAACTGTTCTTCACGGACAAGCGGGACAGACTTTTTATGACAAAGAGGAGAA GAATCTCAGAGAACGTGCAGATGTGTTTGAAGAGGCTGTCCTCTTGTCCGGCGGCCGTCCATTACGGAGGTCCTTCCAGCTTCCAGTTCTGCTGGGGCGACGAGGACGGATCAGACGGGCCCAGCCTGCTCCACACCAAGTTGGATAGAGTCGTCTCCCTGAGTAACGGATTCATGACTCCCTTGAACCTCAACTACTGGCATCCGCCGCTGCGACCCTGCAACCCCCG GACGTGCACCAGTCATTACCCCAGCATGGAGCCCGCGCTGCCGCGCTCCTTCGtctggctgctgcagctcttcTCCTTCATGCTGGACGTGGAGGCCTGGTATCTGTTCGACGAGGTGCTGGAGGTGGAGAGGCGCGTCTTTGGCATCAGAACGCTGGAGATCGGACAACAACTCGAGACCAGGAAGTGGCTCAGGACAGAGAAAACAAGCACAACTCAAACTGGAGATCATCAACCTGACATATTCTAG